In Raphanus sativus cultivar WK10039 chromosome 5, ASM80110v3, whole genome shotgun sequence, the following proteins share a genomic window:
- the LOC108860979 gene encoding LOW QUALITY PROTEIN: proline-rich protein 3 (The sequence of the model RefSeq protein was modified relative to this genomic sequence to represent the inferred CDS: inserted 3 bases in 2 codons; deleted 1 base in 1 codon), which produces KPTIPPPVXPPVYKPTLSPPVYTEPTLPPPIYTPPSYKPTLPPPICKKSPSYSPPTYVPKPTYTPPAKPYVSKPVHTPPTKPYVPEILKAVDGIILCKNGYETYPIQGAKAKIVCSEPGSYGNSKKDLVIYSDPTDANGYFHVALTSIKYLLHCRXPVETCNNPTNVNKSLTGVPLSMYGYRYHSDKNLKIFSVGPLYFTGHKNSPTTPKY; this is translated from the exons AAACCCACTATCCCTCCTCCGGT TCCACCCGTTTACAAGCCAACTCTTTCTCCTCCAGTCTACACCGAACCAACCCTTCCACCTCCGATTTACACTCCACCATCATACAAACCAACCCTACCTCCTCCGATCTGCAAAAAGTCTCCGAGCTATTCTCCTCCTACATATGTCCCAAAACCAACCTACACTCCACCCGCCAAGCCATATGTCTCAAAACCAGTACACACTCCACCCACCAAGCCATACGTCCCAGAGATTCTTAAAGCCGTTGATGGCATCATCCTCTGCAAAAACGGTTACGAAACCTATCCAATTCAAG GAGCAAAGGCAAAGATTGTGTGCTCCGAGCCAGGATCATACGGGAATAGCAAGAAGGATCTTGTGATCTACAGCGATCCAACTGACGCCAATGGATACTTCCACGTGGCATTGACCAGCATTAAGTACCTACTTCACTGTC CACCAGTGGAGACTTGCAACAACCCGACCAATGTCAAC AAAAGTCTCACTGGAGTTCCATTGTCGATGTACGGATATAGGTACCACTCCGACAAAAATTTGAAGATCTTTAGCGTTGGACCTCTCTACTTCACCGGTCACAAGAATTCTCCCACCACTCCCAAATACTGA